TGACAATTCCTTAGTTTTCGGAGACTTTCTCATATTCTACTATGGTGGCAATGCACAATTCTATACCACGATATACGGGAAAAATGGTTCTCAAAAAACGGTTAGCAGGCCTGCTAGGGAGATTGACAAAGAAATCACACATCCCCAAGACAATCAAACAGTTGAGCGAAGTAAGTTAATTCCTTAACAGTTAACACCAGGAAGTCAGATTTTACAACGGGTGAAAAAATCTAAGAATATGCTTGGAATAATGCAGGGAAGTCTAAACGACCGGCACAAGGAGCCAATGGCGACGAAAGTGCTCAGAAAGATTTGCGTCCGACATTTTCATCGGCGACTCAAGAGCACACTCGTAAAGAAGCCAGCAAATTCGTTTCTGAATTTCCATTCTTCGAAGTAGTTATGAGCCCTAGTTACATCAAAAAAGGGCTTATGGTAAGGTCTTGAACCCTGCATCTTTCGTTAATTGTAAACATATCTTCCACATGCTCTGATGTTATGCTAGGTTTGCTCACCTAGATAAATTACGCATCACAAGATACGATTACGTTCTGGGCTAAAGCTCATGTAAGCTTTCACATTTTAGTACGCTTTATAAAAgtccaaaataataataaataaataaaagcttTAAGTTTGATTAAGGGTCTAATTTAAACGGTTTTAGCCGGTAAATCCAGATCTCCCTTTAGTCTGAACATATCTTCACAACTTTTAGCTCGTTTGCAATATGCAGAAGCATGATGGGGAATGGGTTAAAATTAGTCCCCATCTCTAAAACTTTGCTTAGGGCCCCTTAAAACACAGGGACGGCCCTGAATGCCTTAGTAATGAGGAGTTCTCTGGCATTAGGCCACAGCAATATCAGTTTCTTGGGTGCATATGTAAAATGCTTCAAGGTTTCTTGACAGTGGTGAACTGGCAATATAGTTCATGGATTTCTATTGACATTTAGCACACAGCCGGGCCTGTTATGCTTAGCCAGGCCTGATGTGCTTTGCTCACGGCGGAATCCTGAATCTGTCCAATTTGGATTCAGGAAACAGTTGATTGAATTGCCTTGATTTATATATGTGTCTTAACTGTATGGGCAAGTAGCTTGACGATgtccaaatatatatatgataatgtccaaatatatatatgataatATGATCACTATAACTTCTCATTTTTGCAGAATATACCATCAAGCTTCCGCAACAAGTACATGGAGAAAGATAGACAATGCGTAACACTTGTTGCTTCAGATAGGTCTTGGCCTGTGAAAACTGACAAAACCGGACAAAAGTTCTATCATGGTTGGTCCGCATTTTGTAGGGAAAACGCACTTAAAGTCGACGATGTTTGTGTTTTTGAACTAATtgagagaaatgattttgtacTGAAAGTTACTATTTTCAGATGCCCAGTTTGAGCGATTATCTGCGCTTGCTATGTTGAACTATTTCTGAGAGCATAAATCGCAAGCAGTTAGTAAATACTCATTGGCCCTATACCCTTTGTATGGTGAGGAAAATTATcatcctttgtttttttgttttattgccaatattgtatacatcagtgggGAATTAGTGTGTTACCAATCAAAGGAAGTTCGACATCTTTCAATAGACTCAAATCCCAGACTAAAACCAAATGGGCTAAAAGAGCCACATCTAAAATATAGGATGTCATCTATTGTACTTAGTCTCATAAAGAAGAAATCTCGAAGGGAGTACGTGGTCTTGTATTTGGAGCCATCAATCCTATTGGATTTTGGTCCATACTTCAATTAAGTCTCAATCTTATTAGGTGAAATTACAcaaacaccccctcatctattcGGTTTAGATACGGACACCCTCTAATCTTTAAAAACGCCCatacacaccccctcatcttcTACCGTTACCCAATGAGCACCCTTCCATTTGAGTACCGTTTGTTGCAAGGCATATGTCAAtacttttgccaaattttaaacaaaaatgccctttaacGACAACATTACCCAGTTGCCTTTCATACCTCATTCCTCATTCTCATTTTATATCTGAGATTTCCTCTCTCACTCTATATcagagactctctctctctctctctctctctcctatgaCAGCCATGGAAGGTGGCAAGTGGCAACAATAGCTATAGTAGCCACCATAGCCACACCAACAATAGATCTAATAGCTGCAGTTAGAGCTATAActccaaccaaacccaaaattggGTTGATTCCTACTGCCGTTGTGGAGAAAAAGCCCCCTTGAGGACTTCAAatacaaaatggatgacaagcaaatgcaaaacaacaaaagcccCAATTTTTAAAGGTTATCGAAGTCACCACTGTacaacacctttcaaaaaacCTTACTATTCCCAAATAAAAATCCTAATGTATTCATATATCATATAATATGGACATATGCATCTACATTTGTGCcatttaataagaaaatctaggaTTTTTTTACATAAACATACCTTCCAAAGTAGGGTTTGCCACGATCTACAGCTTTTCTATAGTTTACACGATCCGATGTTCTTCGAAACTTAGGTTTTCTTCACGATCTAGGGTTAGCCATGAATTACAATGCAagttgaagagggagaggaagagagacagAGGCACCATGATCGAGTAGGGTGGAGAGATCGAGTGAAGTGTGGCGTATGCTTGTTGctccatttcataacaaagggtatatttgacatttcgCTCATTCCGTTAACGGcattgaggttttttttccttttcagtagatgagggggtgtgtatgggcgtttttaaaggttagaAGGTGTCCATGTCCAAACcagatagatgagggggtgttcgTGTAATTTTACCAAAggtatatttgacatttcgttcattccgttaacggcagtgaggttttttttccttttcagtagatgagggggtgtgtatgggcgtttttaaaggttagggggTGTCCGTGTCCAAACTAAATAGATAAGGGGGTGTCCGTGTAATTTCACCATCTTATTATCGAAACTATTTTGTGTAAATATCTGTTTTAACTGAACAGAGAAATTTAAATTTGTAGATTTGTTTCCCAATTTTGTATGCATTAAGTTGCTATTCTAGCTTCTTCATTATATGTATTGTTAGCCTGTTCTAGTTTTGTATTAATTAATATCATCATATAATATGagcttttgtttctttttttaattctgtTTTGCTAACATTTTTTCCGTTTGGAAAATCATGCTGCAGTGTTGTATATCAATTTGATAGGACATTAGCAATAAGGATGGACATTACGAAATTCTACTTTGGTTCTACATCATAGACTAATTTTCTACACTCATTTAAAAGAATCCGTCTTTGCCGAGTGATGAGTCAcccaatttcaagttcaaaggacacGACCATTACTTCAAACAGCTACCCATATCATGACCACAATGGCGGTGGTGTAGAACCCCACGGTATCTACCGTCTGCGTAAAGAATTTGAactcttttcttcttgttcttaatggcataatccttcaaaatagtCTTCGCTCTCGCTctcaatcaatttcaaatttaGGCTAGAGCTAGTGGGGACACGGCCCCCACTGCaggttttgaatatttttttttaataaagaatttaCCTCATGAGTCATGACTAAATACTTtaaaaccaaactaaaattcAGTTTCTCCCAACAAAACAGGGATTATTAGGCTTGAGACGTTTTAAAATGTGATACCCAAAGGCTCTTACCATGGGGAACCGTCGTAGTTCGAGGCCCTTGTCGGATGCGGTTGTCCGAACTTGACAATGAAGCTATTATGAAAAGCTTTTATAACATGAAAAACCTTGTCGTTGTTTATTATAAAGCCTTCTTTCAATAACTTTTGTTCATGACTACGTagttttctttgtatttttgctaatttttctaaaaaaaagtcaatttgtGAAGTGCGAAAATCATGTATAACTCCCCTTGGGACGCGCAGTTGGCAATTTGTAAAGTGTGAAACCACTCCCTCATAAAAAACCAATGTTCTTCCTAAACATTCTCTCACCTATTTCCTCTCTCGAGCTATATAAACGCCACCCTCTTAAAGGGGAAGAAGAATCCCAAAAAACTACTACTTCTACAAAAGTCTCTCCTCCTGTTTTGTGTGTTCGGCATGCGGAAAACTGTTCATCTCCCCATCCGGGAAACCTGCCAACCTTGAGGTTTTTTCAGTTAGGGTTTAAGTtcagacacagagagagagagagagagagagagagagagagagaggatatggTGAAACGGCTGGAAATTCTCAACTTCTCGGAGAGTTCTCCTCAGTTCTGCAAAGTCTATGTGCCTGATCTGTCCTATCACCGACTGGTAAAAAgactttctctttcttttcctctctgtTTCTTTGATCGAAAGCTGATCGATTGTTGCTCGTTTGGATGTTGTCGGTAGTGGTTTCGGTTAACTTCTTTAAAGCCGATTTTTAACTCAATCTTTTGGAATGTTCTTCGTCACAACGAATTTCAGCCTCTCTTTTTATCCGGAAGTCGTAAAAGTGTTATTGAAAAATCTGTCAAGATCATGGACTCATGGTGGTGTTTGACTAAAGTCCCCTGGACTGACTTTTGAAGGGGTTTTTGTCTTCTTATACggatatttttttcaacttttctctgCGTTTATATACTTTTTTATTCCGCATATGTATGATTGATACGAAAATTATACGAACGCGGATCCCCTGTCCGACCCCAATCCGGACATGGGCGTGTCCCATTCGTCTTGGCCGGCCGTTGATCCGCAAATCCACGGCTGAGATGTGCCGAgcaaaaacgacgtcgttttggagcaaAAAGTGCTCGACacatctcagccgttgatttgcgagatcaatgGCCGAGAAGAGTGGGACAGGCCCCTGTCCGGATTGGGGTCGGACAGGGGATCTCAGTCCAAATTATACCATAAACATGGTAAATAAAATTTGGTCTCGGCCTGTTCTTGAATATTTGCTTTGGTATTTTTACAAgtcttttctgaaattttggtagattcttgttatttttttattaatcattcaAATCGACGAGAGAAGTCTCAAGGGTAAAAAATAATGAgcaaaggccaaaaaaaaagttcactgacgtaaaaaatactgaaaatcGGTTGAAGGCAAAAAAAGATAGAGTTCATCTCATATGAAGTTTTTTTATGCATAATGCCCCAAGGCCCTAGCAACCACCAACCACCTCactttccctccctccctcccatcatattttcaaaacttgGTCATATTCTAAAGTGGTGGTATTTTATCTTCctggatttctttttatttctagTGCATATATTGTTAATGGTTGGGTCAGTCTCGAGTCCTTCCCCGCTCATACCCCTATTGATTAGGGGTTAAATGGGTACAGTTGTCGTTATTGTTATTGTTGACATTGTTGTTGTGTATGATTACATTTACATCTTACCATGAAAGTGGACATTTTAAAGTTGAAACCTTGTTTTGGGAAATTGTTTCGATTTCCCATCAGTGTTCTGCGATTTTCCCTTAAAAATTGTGTTTTCTTTTGAGATACATGGCATGTCTAGTCTAAGCTATACTTCGTAATGCCTCTGTGCATGccaattttcttccttttctcccCTTTCAACAATAACCAATCTTTCTTTTCACTTTCATTCATTGCTAAAATAATAGGGAATCCCACAAGATTTTGTCAAGCATTTCACTGGAGATTTGCCGTATAAATCTACAATCACTACTCCAGAAAAAAGATCATGGCATGTAGAACTGAAAGAGGTCGATGAACATTTGTATTTCCAAGAAGGTTGGCAGCAATTTGTGCATGACAATTCCTTAGTATTCGGAGACTTTCTCATATTCTACTATGGTGGCAATGCACAATTCTATACCAAGATATACGGGAAAAATGGTTGTCGAAAGAAGGTTAGCGAGCCTCCTAGGGAGATTGACAAAGAAATCACACATCCCCAAGACAATCAGACAATCGAACGAAGTAAGTTAACTTCTTAACACCAGGAAGTCAAATTTTACGACGG
This DNA window, taken from Rhododendron vialii isolate Sample 1 chromosome 8a, ASM3025357v1, encodes the following:
- the LOC131336643 gene encoding B3 domain-containing transcription factor VRN1-like; this translates as MVERREIPNFSESSPQFCKVYVPDLSSHRLGIPPHFLKHFTGVFPYKSTITTPEKRSWHVELKAVDEHLYFQEGWQQFVHDNSLVFGDFLIFYYGGNAQFYTTIYGKNGSQKTVSRPAREIDKEITHPQDNQTVERRKSKRPAQGANGDESAQKDLRPTFSSATQEHTRKEASKFVSEFPFFEVVMSPSYIKKGLMNIPSSFRNKYMEKDRQCVTLVASDRSWPVKTDKTGQKFYHGWSAFCRENALKVDDVCVFELIERNDFVLKVTIFRCPV
- the LOC131336644 gene encoding B3 domain-containing transcription factor VRN1-like, coding for MVKRLEILNFSESSPQFCKVYVPDLSYHRLGIPQDFVKHFTGDLPYKSTITTPEKRSWHVELKEVDEHLYFQEGWQQFVHDNSLVFGDFLIFYYGGNAQFYTKIYGKNGCRKKVSEPPREIDKEITHPQDNQTIERRKSKRLAQGANGEGSAQKELCPTFSSATQERTRKEASKFVSEFPFFEVVMSPSYINKGLVNVPSSFHMYMEDRHGATLVVSDRSWPVQLSKTRVRFCHGWSTFCRENTLKVDDICVFELIEKNDVVLKVSIFRCPD